The genomic segment GCGCGGGCCACCGCTGCGGCCTGATGGCGCCAGCATGATGAGCTTGTCCGTGGTATAAACGAGAGCGGGATTGAGAAAATCCCGCTCTTATTTTTTAAAATCGATCGCGTTTCATGATTTTGGACCGAATCAGTCCAAAATTATCGTGATCCAGGGTCGCCGAAGCTGGCGACGCCATCGCAGACGGCACGTGGGAACGCCATGCCCCAATTTCAGACCACGCGGCGGGTTCGCCATTCCGCCGCCGACATGTTCGCCCTTGTCGCCGACGTGGAGAAATATCCGCTGTTCCTGCCCATGTGCACGGGGCTGCGGATCCGGCGGCGGCAGACCGATGCCAAGGGCAATGAGGTGCTGATCGCCGAAATGTCGGTCGGCTATAAGGCGATCCGCGAATCCTTCACCAGCCGGGTGACGCTCGATCGGCCGGGCCAGCGCATCGTGGTCGAATATATCGACGGTCCGTTCAGCCGGCTCGAAAACATCTGGACCTTCCGCGACGTCGCCGCCGATCGCGCCACCTCGGATATCGATTTCGCCATCGACTATGAATTCCGCAGCCGCATGCTTGGCATTGTGATGGGCGGCCTCTTCGACACCGCCTTCCGACGTTTCGCCGAGGCCTTCGAACGGCGTGCCGATCTTGTCTATGGCGTGGCCTCGCGGCGTCCGGCGCCGGCGACCTAAAATCCCTCGGGTTCTCTCGCGCGGGCATGGTCGAGCATCTGTTCGGGACCTTCCACGGGAAACGCGATTAGCTTGGCCGCGACTGCTCGCGAAACCGACGCGGTGTAATGCCAGAAATGCGGCGGAAGGCACGACTGAAGTGTGCT from the Beijerinckia sp. 28-YEA-48 genome contains:
- a CDS encoding type II toxin-antitoxin system RatA family toxin — protein: MPQFQTTRRVRHSAADMFALVADVEKYPLFLPMCTGLRIRRRQTDAKGNEVLIAEMSVGYKAIRESFTSRVTLDRPGQRIVVEYIDGPFSRLENIWTFRDVAADRATSDIDFAIDYEFRSRMLGIVMGGLFDTAFRRFAEAFERRADLVYGVASRRPAPAT